One Defluviimonas sp. SAOS-178_SWC DNA window includes the following coding sequences:
- the dprA gene encoding DNA-processing protein DprA codes for MFSYPTPFTPPTTEDDRLSWLRLIRSRRVGVATFYRLIEEHGTARAAILALPEIARAAGVQAYEPCPEGVALAELKAGQAAGARLLCRGEPAYPQALADLPDAPPVLWAMGDPAHLARPMVALVGARSASSLGTRMARKLAEGLGAAGFTVVSGLARGVDAAAHTAALPTGTVAVMAGGVDAIYPAENTALAGEITEKGLRLSEQPMGLAPLARHFPLRNRIISGLARAVVVVEAAARSGSLITARTALDQGRDVLAVPGHPFDGRASGCNMLIRDGATLVRGVDDVLAALTLDPPAEPRIAEPAVAASPAPERIWRGMAALHRQILDRLGPSPVAEDQLIRDLALPAATIAPELLTLELDGRIERQAGGLLSRAE; via the coding sequence TTGTTTTCTTACCCCACCCCCTTCACCCCACCCACCACGGAAGACGACAGACTGTCGTGGCTCCGCCTCATTCGCTCCCGCCGCGTCGGCGTCGCGACATTCTATCGGCTTATCGAGGAACACGGCACCGCCCGGGCGGCGATCCTGGCCTTGCCGGAGATCGCCAGGGCCGCCGGTGTCCAGGCCTACGAACCCTGTCCCGAAGGCGTCGCCCTTGCGGAACTCAAGGCGGGCCAAGCCGCCGGGGCGCGGCTTCTCTGCCGGGGCGAGCCCGCCTATCCACAAGCGCTCGCCGACCTTCCCGACGCGCCCCCCGTGCTTTGGGCGATGGGCGATCCCGCGCACCTCGCGCGGCCGATGGTGGCGCTGGTCGGCGCCCGCAGCGCGTCCTCGCTTGGCACGCGCATGGCGCGGAAACTGGCCGAGGGCCTCGGCGCCGCCGGGTTCACTGTCGTCTCCGGCCTCGCTCGGGGCGTGGATGCTGCCGCCCATACCGCCGCCCTGCCGACCGGCACCGTCGCGGTGATGGCGGGCGGTGTCGATGCGATCTATCCGGCCGAGAACACGGCCCTCGCGGGAGAGATCACCGAGAAAGGGCTGCGCCTGTCGGAACAACCGATGGGGCTTGCCCCGCTCGCCCGGCACTTTCCCCTTCGCAACCGCATCATTTCCGGCCTCGCCCGCGCCGTCGTGGTGGTGGAAGCGGCCGCACGGTCGGGCAGCCTGATCACCGCGCGCACCGCCCTTGACCAGGGCCGGGACGTTCTGGCCGTGCCCGGCCACCCGTTCGACGGCCGCGCCTCCGGCTGCAACATGCTGATCCGCGATGGCGCAACGCTGGTGCGCGGCGTCGACGACGTGCTTGCCGCCCTCACGCTCGATCCCCCGGCCGAGCCGCGCATCGCGGAACCCGCTGTCGCCGCGTCACCCGCCCCCGAACGCATCTGGCGCGGCATGGCCGCCCTTCACCGCCAGATCCTCGACCGGCTCGGGCCGAGCCCGGTGGCCGAAGATCAACTCATCCGCGACCTCGCCCTTCCCGCCGCCACCATCGCGCCGGAACTCCTCACGCTCGAACTCGACGGCCGGATCGAAAGGCAGGCGGGCGGTCTCCTGTCGCGGGCCGAGTGA